A stretch of DNA from Parcubacteria group bacterium CG10_big_fil_rev_8_21_14_0_10_36_14:
ATTGCGTGTTACCGGCCCAGTTACCAAAAGCATATCAGCGTGCCGTGGTGAAGCCACAAAATGAATTCCCAATCGCTCAATATCATAAAATGAATTAGACAAAGCTACCAATTCCTGTTCGCAGGCATTGTCCGAACCGGCATCAATTTGGCGAATCGCCAAAGATCCACAAAATAATTTTTTTACTTTATTTTCTATTTTTTTACCGACGGCTACAATGTCTACTTGGTCAAAGTCCTTGTTTTGTGAAGGGATTATATTTCTAGAAGTTTTAAATATTTTTAAAAAAAGTTTGAACATAATTTTATTTCATTAAATCATTAAGCGAAACACCGAGAGCGTCTGCAATTTCTTTAAGTGAATTTTTCATTTGATATATTCGTATAATTTTACTTTTATAGTTGTATAGTATTAAAAATATTACTTATTTATAGTTAATATATAAAATTTTTATCAATTAGTCAAATA
This window harbors:
- a CDS encoding formate hydrogenlyase; this encodes MFKLFLKIFKTSRNIIPSQNKDFDQVDIVAVGKKIENKVKKLFCGSLAIRQIDAGSDNACEQELVALSNSFYDIERLGIHFVASPRHADMLLVTGPVTRNMAEAVKRAYEATAEPKIVVAVGDDAIDGGIFKNSYAVLGGVNSVLPVNYQISGNPPTPKKILFSLLNILESLDKKSVTLK